The genomic stretch ACAGATTTAATTAAACCATTAATTAATTTTTCAGCAACTTTACTTTGGACCCAAATTTTCTTGCAGGAATCAGAATCTATCTATTTTAGATCTTTTGCTAACAAAATAAAATTTTGAACTTCCTTTAGCGATCCTCTTGCTTGAAAATAGAATTTAATTTTATCATTAAAATGATATCTACCAAATCCCTCTGCTATATTAGCACTAATTGAGCTCGCAGCCCTCCTTAGCTGATCACAAACTCCATATTTCTCAACTCGAGGGAACTTATCCAATATTTTATAAACAGAAATCACCAAGGCGTGTGATTCCTTCCATGAATTTAAATCATAAAAATCCAATATTCTCCCCATCTTCCTATCACATTCTACCAGTTTGATTACCAATTACAGGTTACCAATTACAGGTTACCAATTACAGGTTACCAATTACTGATTACTGATTACTGATTTTATCCCCTTATCTCCCCTTCCTTCTTACTGGCCACCATTTCCAATTTCTCAATATATTGGTCAGTCACCTTTTGCAACTCTGCCTCATCTACCTTAAATTCATCCTCGGAAACTGTTTTTTCTTGCTTTGCCGACTGTAATTCTTTCCGGAAATCTGCCCGGGCATCCCGGATCATCACTCTCGCCGCTTCAAGTTTCCTCCCCAAGATTTTTATATAATCCTCTCTTTGTTCTGTTGTTAGCATCGGCAAGCCCATCCGGATTATTTGCCCGTCAACTGCCGGGTTCATGCCAATATTGGCCGCCGCAATCCCATTGGCAATTTCCTTTACCAAAGTCCCATCCCACGGTTGAAAAGTCAATGTTCTTACGTCGGGCACTCCAATCGATCCAAGCTCAATCAGTCTCATTTTTTGTCCGCCATACACAGTTACCACCACATTCTCTATCAACCCCGGCGTTGCCCTGCCGGTCCGAATCGATGAAATATCATCAACAAAAATTCCTACAATCTTATCCATTCTCGCTTTTACGTTTGGGATATTTATCATATCGTTATTTTACCAAACTAATTACCAGTTACAGATTACAGATTACAGGTTACCAATCTATATCTCAAATCTACCAATTCTTCCAAGTTTTATATTCTCCCCAAATTTTGCCACCAGTGCTTTTATCAGATCCGATACGGTTTTGGACGGATCCTTAATAAAATCCTGTTTTAGCAAAGCCTTTGCATCTTTGGGATTCATCGCCGCCACCTGCAAACACAAATCCTTTGCCAGGGCCATATATTCTTCATTTTTTGCCACAAAATCAGTCTCACACAATAGTTCCACCATTACCCCGATTTTACCGGTTGCATGAGTATAAGTGGCCACCCTGCCCTGATGAGTTTCCCTATCGGCCTTTTTCTCCGCCTTTTGAAATCCTTTTTCTTTCAATATTTCTCTTGCCTTCGACTCGTTGCCCTCGGCCTCTTCCAGAGCCGCCTTAATTTCCATCATTCCTAATCCCAATTCTTCCCTCAATTTTTTAACTAGCTCAATTAATTTTTTAGTCTCCATTTTTTTATTTTAATATTAATTTACAATTACAGATTACTGATTACAGATTACTGATTACCAACTCATTTCACCCCCGCCGCTTTTATCGCCTTCCCGATTTCTTCAACAATTATCGTGATGCTTTTAACATTATCATCGTTGGTCGGAATGGCAAAGTCCACCTTAAAAGGATTACTATCTGTATCTACCATCGCCAGAGTCTTTACCCCCCTCATCGTCGCTTCTTTAATGGTCGTTTTTTCAAACCCGGCATCAACCGCAAAGACCATATCAAATAATTTATCGAGTTTAACCAGTCCCCCCACTATCTTTTCCAATCTAATCACCTCTTTTTTCATCTCAAGGATTTCTTTTTTAGTGCTTTCGGTAAATTTCCCCTTCTCCAACCCGTCTTTAAGATCAACTAGTTTTTTTATATCTTTTCGGATCTGATCCCAATTAGTAATTGTCCCTCCCAACCATCTGTCTGTTACATAAGGTACGCCGGCTTCAGTCGCCACTCTCCGGACCACTTCACGGGCCTGGCGCTTGGTTCCAACCAATACTATCTGTTTACCGTTCCTTTTAGCGTTGTATATGTAATTACACGCCGCTTCCAGTCCGTCTAGAGTTTTAACCAAATCAATCACCTGAATTCCGTCTTTGGCCGCATAAATCGACTCTCTCGCCTTTGGATGAGTTTTAGAAATTTTGTGACCCAAATGACATCCGGCATCCAGTAAATCTTTTAGCCCGATTGTCAGAGTATATTTTTTGTCAGCCTTGGCATCTGCAGCTACTTTTTCTGCCAAAACCACTGCCTGCAATTCCTGTTTCTTGGACAAAGCATCTTTTTTTGCTCTGAGATCTTCATTAATCTTTTTAATCTTATCTGCCGTTACCGCCGTCTGTTTCTTGGCTTTTACTACTAACGCTTTTTTTACCAAACTTTTACCGGTTCGGTTTACGGTTTTTACGATCGTCTTTTTCTTTTCTTCCATTTTGTTTTGTCCTTACTAATAATCTTGGGTGGGCCAACGGCCAGGACAAACACCCGCCAATTAACTAATAACTATTCAATCGGAAATTATAACACACTCTCCGTCATTGTGTCTGCCCGTTTACCCGCCTTTGGAGGGAGAATCCTCGACGCTAATCGGGACGACGTGGCAATCTTTCGGCTCTTGCCGTCTGGATTTTCCTTGTAGAGACACCCCGCGGGGTGTCTCAATACAAAAATAAAAAAAAGGTGAATTGAAAAAAACAACAACCCAGGAAAACACAAAAAACAAAAACAAAACAAAAAAAATAAAAAAACGTAACCCCATGGTTACTAACAAAGGGGGCATTCCCCTTTGCTTTTTCTTTTTTCTTTTTTTTCTTACCATCCCTCGGGGTGGGCCATAGAAGACAGCGATGTCCTCTGATCTTTTTCGGCCCACCCCGAGAACCCCTTACACCGGGGCTACGACTGGCGTGTGAAAGGGCCGCCGCAATTGGGGTATGCCTTCACGCACCCACTCCTCAGACGGTTGCACTGCGAGCAGAAACTCGACTTGTTACCCACCACCAGCAGAATCAGAAAAGACAAAAGACGTTCCACGTCGCCTCCTTTGGGCAGTCATAAAAAACCCATGGAACCCCACGGTGAAAACAACGCGACACGCTATTTTTTTAAAAATTAAGAACCTAACTCT from Candidatus Shapirobacteria bacterium encodes the following:
- the tsf gene encoding translation elongation factor Ts codes for the protein METKKLIELVKKLREELGLGMMEIKAALEEAEGNESKAREILKEKGFQKAEKKADRETHQGRVATYTHATGKIGVMVELLCETDFVAKNEEYMALAKDLCLQVAAMNPKDAKALLKQDFIKDPSKTVSDLIKALVAKFGENIKLGRIGRFEI
- the rpsB gene encoding 30S ribosomal protein S2; this encodes MEEKKKTIVKTVNRTGKSLVKKALVVKAKKQTAVTADKIKKINEDLRAKKDALSKKQELQAVVLAEKVAADAKADKKYTLTIGLKDLLDAGCHLGHKISKTHPKARESIYAAKDGIQVIDLVKTLDGLEAACNYIYNAKRNGKQIVLVGTKRQAREVVRRVATEAGVPYVTDRWLGGTITNWDQIRKDIKKLVDLKDGLEKGKFTESTKKEILEMKKEVIRLEKIVGGLVKLDKLFDMVFAVDAGFEKTTIKEATMRGVKTLAMVDTDSNPFKVDFAIPTNDDNVKSITIIVEEIGKAIKAAGVK
- a CDS encoding four helix bundle protein, encoding MGRILDFYDLNSWKESHALVISVYKILDKFPRVEKYGVCDQLRRAASSISANIAEGFGRYHFNDKIKFYFQARGSLKEVQNFILLAKDLK
- the frr gene encoding ribosome recycling factor; the protein is MINIPNVKARMDKIVGIFVDDISSIRTGRATPGLIENVVVTVYGGQKMRLIELGSIGVPDVRTLTFQPWDGTLVKEIANGIAAANIGMNPAVDGQIIRMGLPMLTTEQREDYIKILGRKLEAARVMIRDARADFRKELQSAKQEKTVSEDEFKVDEAELQKVTDQYIEKLEMVASKKEGEIRG